From the Clostridium sp. Marseille-P299 genome, one window contains:
- a CDS encoding biotin--[acetyl-CoA-carboxylase] ligase, which produces MSVKKDVLKYLEQNRGEFISGAELASTLDVSRTAIWKSIKSLEADGHMILATTNKGYCLSEGNDILSEEGIRLNLKKEYKEIPIQIDKITTSTNQVAKLAAVNGVRHGSVFIADKQTMGKGRLGRSFLSLDGSGIYMSVVLKPNTSASDAIYITTAASVAVFRAIKKITNKEVKIKWVNDLYYEDKKVCGILTEAVTDLETGMINSIILGIGINYNVDHSKVPMELQEVAGALYHGTTENTTRNQLIAEILNQVFELCMNAKDRSFIREYKEHSMILGSNIWIISGNQKEKAKAIDIDDNGGLIVELMDHSKKTLNSGEVSIRKREE; this is translated from the coding sequence ATGTCAGTAAAAAAGGATGTACTAAAGTATTTAGAGCAAAACCGAGGAGAGTTTATATCTGGTGCGGAATTAGCATCTACACTGGATGTATCTCGTACCGCAATTTGGAAATCGATAAAGAGTTTAGAAGCGGATGGGCATATGATTTTAGCAACTACAAATAAAGGATATTGTCTTTCTGAAGGAAATGATATACTTTCAGAAGAAGGAATTCGATTAAATCTTAAAAAAGAATATAAAGAAATCCCAATCCAGATTGATAAGATTACTACTTCTACGAATCAAGTTGCTAAACTAGCGGCTGTAAATGGTGTAAGACATGGCAGTGTATTTATAGCAGATAAGCAGACGATGGGAAAGGGAAGGCTAGGTAGATCCTTTTTGTCTCTAGACGGCTCTGGTATATATATGAGTGTTGTGTTAAAACCAAATACAAGTGCATCGGATGCTATTTACATAACCACTGCGGCGTCTGTTGCAGTCTTTCGGGCAATAAAGAAAATTACAAATAAAGAAGTCAAAATTAAATGGGTCAATGATTTGTATTACGAAGATAAAAAAGTCTGTGGTATTCTTACGGAGGCAGTTACTGATTTAGAGACTGGTATGATTAATAGCATTATTTTAGGTATAGGTATTAATTATAATGTTGATCATAGTAAAGTTCCGATGGAATTGCAGGAGGTAGCTGGTGCTCTTTATCATGGGACAACAGAGAATACAACAAGAAATCAATTGATTGCTGAAATATTAAATCAAGTTTTTGAATTATGTATGAATGCCAAGGATAGAAGTTTTATTCGTGAATACAAAGAGCATTCCATGATTTTAGGTTCTAACATATGGATAATATCAGGCAATCAAAAAGAGAAAGCAAAAGCCATTGACATTGATGATAATGGTGGATTAATTGTTGAGTTAATGGATCATAGTAAAAAAACATTAAATTCAGGGGAAGTTAGCATTAGAAAAAGAGAAGAATAG
- the hisIE gene encoding bifunctional phosphoribosyl-AMP cyclohydrolase/phosphoribosyl-ATP diphosphatase HisIE, producing the protein MAFKKIIPYINAENERDESVIKRAIAYERSGADELFIYNYSILESEREEFIQTMKTLVKMVDIPVMVGCFVNRFEDVKKAFYTGAIRVVIPYAKLKQVSVIKEATERFGKDSIVVEFDASPEKNDGVLCSDKMIASLKEYGVNSILLKHVNLTQTNMDKISNMEFDIYIRDSLLRNDMETLLSLDHVVGVATDLYENKDIMKIKHMLKETGISTDTFESSIPFSEFKKDANGLVPVIVQDYKTNEVLMLAYMDEQAYNTTITTGKMTYHSRSRNELWIKGETSGHYQYVRSLQLDCDKDTILAKVLQVGVACHTGNKSCFYRELVRKEYDETNPLTVFEDVFKTIIDRKEHPKEGSYTNYLLDKGIDKILKKCGEEATEIIIAAKNPNAEELKYEIADYLYHLMVLMVNCGVDWEDIITELAHRR; encoded by the coding sequence ATGGCTTTTAAAAAGATAATACCATATATTAATGCGGAAAATGAAAGAGATGAAAGTGTAATCAAAAGAGCAATCGCCTATGAAAGAAGTGGAGCAGACGAACTTTTTATATATAATTATTCTATTCTAGAGTCAGAGAGAGAAGAATTTATTCAAACGATGAAAACTCTTGTTAAAATGGTTGATATACCAGTTATGGTAGGATGTTTTGTTAACCGTTTTGAAGATGTAAAAAAAGCATTTTATACAGGGGCAATAAGAGTTGTTATTCCATACGCAAAATTAAAGCAAGTCTCGGTAATTAAAGAAGCAACTGAGCGCTTTGGGAAAGATAGTATTGTTGTTGAGTTTGATGCAAGCCCTGAGAAAAACGATGGTGTATTATGTTCGGATAAAATGATTGCTTCGTTAAAGGAATATGGCGTAAATTCTATATTATTAAAGCATGTAAACTTAACACAAACTAATATGGATAAAATATCAAATATGGAGTTTGATATCTATATTCGAGATAGTCTATTAAGAAATGATATGGAAACTTTGCTATCTCTTGATCATGTAGTTGGAGTTGCTACCGATCTTTATGAAAATAAGGATATCATGAAAATAAAGCATATGCTTAAAGAAACTGGCATATCTACAGATACATTTGAAAGCAGTATACCTTTTTCTGAATTTAAAAAAGATGCAAATGGATTAGTGCCAGTTATTGTTCAGGATTACAAAACGAATGAAGTGCTAATGCTTGCGTATATGGATGAACAGGCTTATAATACTACTATTACTACAGGTAAGATGACCTATCATTCAAGAAGTCGTAACGAGTTATGGATAAAAGGTGAAACAAGTGGACATTATCAGTATGTAAGAAGTTTGCAATTAGATTGTGATAAAGATACAATATTAGCAAAAGTATTGCAAGTTGGAGTTGCTTGTCATACTGGAAATAAAAGCTGTTTTTACCGTGAACTAGTCCGTAAGGAATACGATGAGACAAATCCACTCACTGTATTTGAAGATGTATTTAAAACAATCATAGATCGAAAAGAACACCCAAAGGAAGGTTCTTATACGAATTACTTATTGGATAAAGGAATTGATAAAATCTTAAAAAAATGTGGTGAAGAAGCGACAGAAATCATAATAGCAGCAAAGAATCCAAATGCGGAAGAATTAAAATATGAAATTGCAGATTATTTATATCACTTGATGGTTTTAATGGTAAACTGTGGTGTTGATTGGGAGGATATAATTACTGAATTAGCACACCGTAGATAG
- the hisA gene encoding 1-(5-phosphoribosyl)-5-[(5-phosphoribosylamino)methylideneamino]imidazole-4-carboxamide isomerase produces the protein MRLYPAIDIKNGQCVRLRQGQFEDILVYSNSPVGVAKKWEESGASYIHLVDLDGALVGHSVNDDVIREIASTINIPIQVGGGIRTIKDIENKLNLGVSRVIIGTKAVENPMFVKEIINCFGADKIIIGIDAKNGMVAIQGWEKLSNYNAVSLALEMKELGVKTIIYTDISKDGMLQGPNIEHTKEMVDMTGLEIIASGGVSSMIDLETLSKINVEGVVIGKALYENKIDLKDAILCYNK, from the coding sequence ATGAGATTATATCCAGCAATTGATATCAAAAATGGACAATGTGTTAGATTAAGACAAGGGCAATTCGAAGATATTTTGGTATATTCCAATTCACCCGTTGGGGTTGCGAAAAAGTGGGAAGAAAGTGGAGCAAGTTATATTCATTTAGTGGATTTAGATGGTGCATTGGTTGGACATTCTGTTAATGATGATGTAATTCGAGAGATTGCATCAACAATAAATATACCAATTCAAGTTGGAGGAGGAATCCGCACAATAAAGGATATAGAGAATAAATTAAACCTTGGAGTATCAAGAGTGATCATTGGCACGAAAGCAGTGGAAAACCCAATGTTTGTAAAAGAGATTATCAATTGTTTTGGAGCAGATAAAATTATTATAGGAATTGATGCGAAAAACGGAATGGTTGCCATTCAAGGGTGGGAAAAGTTAAGTAACTATAATGCTGTATCACTAGCTCTTGAAATGAAAGAACTAGGAGTTAAAACAATTATTTATACTGATATTTCTAAGGATGGAATGCTTCAAGGACCAAACATCGAACATACAAAAGAGATGGTAGATATGACAGGACTTGAAATAATAGCATCTGGAGGAGTTTCCTCGATGATTGATTTAGAGACATTAAGTAAAATCAATGTTGAAGGCGTAGTTATAGGTAAAGCATTGTATGAAAACAAAATAGATTTAAAAGATGCAATCCTTTGTTATAATAAATAA
- the hisB gene encoding imidazoleglycerol-phosphate dehydratase HisB — protein sequence MDRMAKIARKTDETDITLELNLDGKGEADVNTGIGFFDHMLKSFAKHGFFDLKLSVVGDLYVDAHHTVEDTGIVLGQAIKKALGNKEGIKRYGSFLLPMDETLVMCAIDLSGRPYLNYQADLTAERIGYMDSELVKEFFYAISYSAGMNLHIKHMDGTNNHHIVEAMFKAFAKALDVATSYDERIQGVLSTKGTISDE from the coding sequence ATGGATAGGATGGCTAAGATCGCTAGAAAAACCGATGAAACGGATATCACGTTAGAACTTAATCTTGATGGCAAAGGTGAAGCTGATGTGAATACAGGAATTGGATTTTTTGACCACATGTTAAAAAGTTTTGCAAAGCACGGATTTTTTGATCTCAAACTTTCAGTCGTTGGTGATTTATACGTTGATGCACACCATACGGTAGAGGATACTGGAATTGTCCTAGGTCAGGCAATTAAAAAGGCACTAGGAAATAAAGAAGGAATTAAAAGATATGGATCCTTTTTATTACCTATGGATGAGACACTAGTGATGTGTGCAATTGATTTATCAGGCAGACCATACTTAAACTACCAGGCAGATTTAACGGCAGAGCGTATTGGCTATATGGATAGCGAACTTGTGAAAGAGTTTTTCTATGCGATATCTTATAGCGCGGGGATGAATTTACATATTAAGCATATGGATGGAACAAATAATCATCATATCGTAGAAGCTATGTTTAAGGCGTTTGCAAAGGCACTGGATGTTGCAACAAGTTATGATGAAAGAATTCAAGGAGTATTATCAACAAAAGGAACTATTTCAGATGAATAA
- the hisD gene encoding histidinol dehydrogenase, producing MRIIELNQETKNNILENLLKRSPNQYKEYEDRVNQIIEDVKELGDAAVFDYTKKFDKIELSPSNILVTEEEIQEAYEKIDKEVLSVIKKAIKNIREYHEKQKQYSWFDSQPNGIILGQKVTPIEAVGVYVPGGKAAYPSSVLMNVIPAKVAGVTRIAMTTPPSKDGKVYEGTLVAAHEAGVTEIYKVGGAQAIAALAHGTKSIKKVDKIVGPGNIYVALAKKAVYGHVSIDSIAGPSEILVLADETANPRFVAADLLSQAEHDELASAILITTSKELAYQVAKEVDEFIKVLSRKEILTKSIDNYGYILIGKDLEEAIDTANEIASEHLEIVTKDAFQVMTKIKNAGAIFIGEYSSEPLGDYFAGPNHVLPTNGTAKFFSPLSVDDFIKKSSIISYSKEALQPVYKDIVKFATAEGLTAHANSIAVRFEGNQEVE from the coding sequence ATGAGGATTATTGAATTAAATCAAGAAACCAAGAATAATATCTTAGAAAATTTGTTAAAAAGAAGTCCAAATCAGTATAAAGAGTATGAAGATAGAGTAAATCAAATTATTGAAGATGTAAAAGAGCTAGGTGATGCTGCGGTATTTGATTATACGAAAAAATTTGATAAAATAGAATTAAGCCCTTCAAATATTTTAGTTACGGAAGAAGAAATACAAGAAGCTTATGAAAAAATAGACAAAGAAGTTCTTAGTGTGATTAAAAAAGCGATTAAGAATATAAGAGAATACCATGAGAAACAAAAGCAATATAGTTGGTTTGACAGTCAGCCAAATGGTATTATTCTTGGGCAAAAAGTGACACCAATTGAAGCTGTGGGAGTATATGTTCCTGGAGGAAAAGCAGCATATCCTTCTTCAGTTTTGATGAATGTGATTCCTGCTAAGGTTGCAGGTGTAACTAGAATTGCGATGACAACGCCTCCTTCTAAAGATGGAAAAGTTTACGAAGGAACTTTAGTAGCAGCTCATGAAGCAGGTGTTACAGAAATTTATAAAGTGGGTGGCGCTCAAGCTATTGCAGCATTAGCACATGGGACGAAAAGTATTAAAAAGGTAGATAAGATTGTCGGCCCTGGTAATATTTATGTTGCCCTTGCTAAAAAGGCTGTATATGGTCATGTAAGTATTGATTCTATTGCAGGACCAAGTGAGATTTTGGTACTTGCGGATGAAACAGCAAATCCAAGATTTGTTGCGGCTGATCTTTTATCACAGGCAGAACATGATGAACTTGCATCTGCAATTTTAATCACAACGAGTAAAGAACTTGCATATCAAGTTGCTAAAGAAGTAGATGAATTTATTAAAGTACTTTCTAGAAAAGAGATTTTAACAAAGTCAATTGATAACTATGGTTATATTTTAATAGGGAAGGACTTAGAAGAAGCGATAGACACTGCCAACGAAATTGCATCAGAACATCTTGAAATAGTAACAAAAGATGCATTTCAAGTAATGACTAAAATTAAAAATGCAGGGGCTATCTTCATAGGAGAATATTCCTCAGAACCACTGGGAGACTATTTTGCGGGACCGAATCATGTGCTTCCAACCAATGGAACAGCGAAATTTTTCTCACCACTTAGTGTAGATGATTTTATAAAAAAATCTAGTATTATCTCGTATTCAAAAGAGGCGCTACAGCCAGTTTATAAAGATATTGTAAAGTTTGCTACCGCAGAAGGGCTAACTGCACATGCGAATTCAATTGCTGTTCGTTTTGAAGGAAATCAAGAAGTAGAGTAA
- the hisG gene encoding ATP phosphoribosyltransferase has product MKYITIALAKGRLAKKAMEILEQIGVTCDEINDPNSRKLIFTNEELKLKFFLAKASDVPTYVEYGAADIGIVGKDTILEEGKKLYEVIDLKIGQCRMCVAGPASAKELLKHGELIRVATKYPNIAKDYFYNKKHQTVEIIKLNGSIELAPIVGLSEVIVDIVETGSTLRENGLEVLEEICPLSARMVVNQVSMKMENERITKMINELRALL; this is encoded by the coding sequence ATGAAGTATATAACAATAGCTCTTGCAAAAGGCCGATTGGCGAAAAAGGCTATGGAAATACTAGAGCAAATAGGTGTTACATGTGATGAAATAAATGATCCAAATTCAAGGAAATTAATCTTTACCAATGAAGAGTTAAAATTGAAGTTTTTTTTAGCTAAAGCAAGTGATGTACCAACCTATGTAGAATACGGGGCAGCCGATATTGGAATCGTGGGTAAAGATACGATATTAGAAGAAGGTAAAAAGTTATACGAAGTAATTGATTTAAAAATAGGGCAATGTCGTATGTGTGTAGCAGGACCAGCTTCTGCAAAAGAATTACTAAAACATGGTGAATTAATAAGAGTAGCTACGAAATATCCCAATATTGCAAAAGATTACTTTTATAATAAAAAACATCAAACAGTTGAAATTATTAAACTAAATGGTTCCATAGAACTAGCACCAATCGTAGGATTATCGGAGGTAATTGTAGATATCGTTGAAACGGGATCAACTCTTAGAGAAAATGGATTAGAAGTGTTAGAAGAGATTTGTCCGTTATCAGCACGAATGGTTGTGAATCAAGTTAGTATGAAGATGGAAAATGAGAGAATCACAAAAATGATTAACGAGTTAAGAGCGTTATTGTAA
- the hisZ gene encoding ATP phosphoribosyltransferase regulatory subunit, which yields MMDKLLHTPEGVRDIYNSECETKMSLERNLKSRIHRYGFRDIQTPTFEFFDIFSKERGTVPSKDMYKFFDREGNTLALRPDITPSIARCVAKYYKEESMPIRLCYCGSTFINNSSYQGKLKETTQLGAELINDASVEADAEMIVLTVECLKLSGLEEFQVEIGQADFFKGLVEEATLKDDEVEQLRVLIENKNLFGVEELISEKQIEEPVKKVFLQLTELFGSIEIVSSIKSIIKNQRAIKAIERLEQLYDLLKAYGVEKYISFDLGMLSKYNYYTGIIFRAYTNGTGDAVITGGRYDTLVSQFGKDAPAIGMAVLVDQLLTALSRQKLIPKLEPTNTLIVYKKELRNTAIALTQHFRSEDMNIELLLEEKEIEINTYIEYANRSSIGGILYLAKPNEVLVINAGDGSTTMANLSDFLE from the coding sequence ATGATGGATAAATTATTACATACTCCCGAAGGAGTTAGAGATATTTATAATTCGGAATGTGAGACAAAGATGAGTTTAGAGAGGAACCTAAAATCTAGAATTCATCGTTATGGATTTCGTGATATTCAGACTCCTACATTCGAATTTTTTGATATCTTTAGTAAAGAACGAGGAACAGTACCAAGCAAGGATATGTACAAATTTTTCGACCGAGAGGGAAACACTCTAGCATTAAGACCAGATATCACCCCATCCATTGCTAGGTGTGTTGCAAAATATTATAAAGAAGAATCAATGCCGATTCGTCTATGTTATTGTGGATCGACCTTTATTAATAACAGTAGTTACCAAGGTAAGTTAAAAGAAACCACACAACTTGGAGCAGAACTCATTAATGATGCTAGCGTGGAAGCAGATGCAGAGATGATAGTTCTAACTGTCGAATGCTTAAAATTATCTGGTTTGGAGGAATTTCAAGTAGAAATTGGTCAAGCGGATTTTTTTAAAGGTCTTGTGGAAGAAGCAACCTTAAAGGATGATGAAGTAGAACAACTACGTGTACTTATTGAAAATAAAAATTTGTTTGGTGTAGAAGAATTAATTTCAGAGAAGCAAATAGAAGAACCAGTAAAAAAAGTTTTTTTACAGCTTACGGAACTTTTTGGTTCTATTGAGATTGTATCTTCAATCAAGTCAATCATAAAAAATCAACGCGCGATTAAAGCAATTGAGCGATTAGAGCAATTATATGATTTGTTAAAAGCATATGGCGTTGAAAAGTATATAAGCTTTGATTTGGGGATGTTAAGTAAATATAATTATTATACAGGTATTATTTTTAGAGCATATACCAATGGTACTGGAGATGCAGTAATAACAGGGGGACGTTACGATACATTAGTATCTCAATTTGGTAAGGATGCACCGGCAATTGGTATGGCAGTGTTAGTAGACCAATTGCTAACAGCACTATCAAGACAAAAATTAATACCAAAACTAGAGCCAACCAATACATTGATTGTTTATAAAAAAGAACTTAGAAATACAGCAATTGCCTTAACACAGCATTTTCGTTCCGAAGATATGAATATAGAGCTTTTATTAGAAGAAAAAGAGATAGAAATTAATACTTATATTGAATACGCAAACCGTAGTTCAATTGGAGGGATTCTTTATCTAGCTAAACCCAATGAGGTTCTTGTTATTAATGCAGGTGATGGTAGCACGACCATGGCAAATCTTAGCGATTTTTTAGAGTAA
- a CDS encoding Holliday junction resolvase RecU, whose protein sequence is MPSWNSRGLRGSVLEELINLTNDKYRDNNLALIQKVPTPITPIRIDKEKRHITLAYFEQKSTVDYIGAVQGIPVCFDAKECTVDTFALQNVHEHQVEFMRDFEKQGGVSFLLIYYVKKDIFYYLRFSELDKYWQRAKDGGRKSFRFDELSSDYMITKHSGIFVPYLEKLSKDLAERDDE, encoded by the coding sequence ATGCCGTCATGGAATTCAAGAGGATTAAGAGGTTCGGTATTAGAAGAATTAATTAACCTAACCAATGATAAGTATAGAGATAATAATTTAGCCTTAATACAAAAGGTACCAACGCCAATTACTCCGATACGGATTGATAAGGAGAAAAGGCATATTACCTTAGCGTATTTTGAGCAAAAAAGTACCGTAGATTATATTGGAGCAGTACAGGGAATCCCTGTTTGCTTTGATGCGAAAGAATGTACCGTGGATACCTTTGCCTTACAAAATGTCCATGAACATCAAGTAGAGTTTATGCGAGATTTTGAAAAGCAGGGTGGAGTTTCCTTCCTGCTTATTTATTATGTAAAAAAAGATATATTTTATTATCTTAGATTTTCTGAGTTGGATAAATATTGGCAAAGAGCAAAAGATGGAGGTCGCAAAAGCTTTAGATTTGATGAATTGTCATCAGATTACATGATTACAAAGCATTCTGGTATCTTTGTTCCCTACCTTGAAAAGTTAAGCAAAGATCTCGCTGAGCGAGATGATGAATGA
- a CDS encoding RluA family pseudouridine synthase, which yields MQELIVSKNDAGQRLDKLLAKYLNKAPKSFYYKMLRKKNITLNGKKADGSEKLAVDDVIKFFLSDETIASFKEEVKVQKVNHNLSVLYEDANVLIVNKPVGLLSQKAEKQDVSLNEHIISYLLDTGSLTNEELLHFRPGICNRLDRNTSGIVVAGKSLIGLQTMSQIFHDRSIHKYYRCIVVGKMTKKERISGYLHKDESSNKVTVINTDEIEKKQLKNAIDLSQYDKIETEYEPILTNNDFTLLEVKLITGKTHQIRAHLASISHPLIGDFKYGTDAMNRQIKQKFGLKHQLLHAYRIEFPKLEGEFQVLSNQEFIAKEPSFFKSIQKQIFG from the coding sequence ATGCAAGAATTAATTGTATCAAAAAATGATGCAGGGCAAAGATTAGATAAGCTTTTGGCGAAATACTTAAACAAAGCGCCAAAAAGCTTTTATTATAAAATGTTACGCAAAAAAAACATTACATTGAATGGAAAAAAGGCAGATGGATCAGAGAAGTTAGCCGTTGATGATGTAATCAAATTCTTTTTATCAGATGAAACAATTGCCTCTTTTAAGGAGGAGGTAAAAGTACAAAAGGTAAATCACAATTTATCTGTACTGTATGAAGACGCAAATGTTCTGATTGTAAATAAGCCAGTGGGATTGCTTTCACAAAAGGCGGAAAAGCAGGATGTTTCATTAAACGAACATATTATATCCTATCTATTAGATACGGGGAGTTTAACAAATGAGGAGCTTTTACATTTTAGACCAGGTATTTGTAACCGATTAGACCGCAATACAAGTGGTATCGTGGTTGCTGGTAAGAGTTTAATAGGTCTTCAGACAATGTCTCAAATTTTTCATGACCGTTCCATTCATAAGTATTATCGTTGTATTGTTGTTGGAAAGATGACTAAGAAAGAGCGAATTTCTGGATATCTTCATAAAGATGAGAGCAGTAATAAAGTAACTGTAATTAATACGGATGAAATTGAAAAGAAGCAGCTGAAAAATGCAATTGATTTATCTCAGTATGATAAAATTGAGACAGAATACGAACCAATTCTTACAAACAATGATTTTACACTTCTTGAAGTTAAATTGATTACTGGAAAAACTCATCAAATTCGTGCACATTTAGCAAGTATCTCCCATCCATTGATTGGAGACTTTAAATATGGAACGGATGCAATGAATCGCCAAATAAAGCAAAAGTTTGGATTAAAACATCAGCTATTGCATGCGTATCGCATAGAATTTCCGAAACTTGAAGGAGAATTCCAGGTTTTAAGCAATCAGGAATTTATTGCAAAGGAGCCTAGCTTTTTTAAATCAATACAAAAACAAATTTTTGGATAA
- a CDS encoding HAD family hydrolase, with protein sequence MLTKVEAVIFDLDGTLVDSMGIWKQIDIEYLAKFNLALPDDLQSSIEGMSFTETATYFKERFQIPDDIDQIKATWNEMTYHKYANEVPLKEGVLAFLELLKSRDIKMGIATSNSRELVEVVIKNLKIDSYFDAIHTSCEVLKGKPSPDIYLLVSEKLGVSPDRCLVFEDVPQGILAGKNAGMKVCAVQDNYSKSYEDEKRQLADYFIDSFEELLEQ encoded by the coding sequence ATGCTAACAAAAGTTGAGGCAGTAATATTTGATTTAGATGGAACTTTAGTGGATTCTATGGGAATATGGAAACAAATAGATATCGAATATTTAGCTAAATTTAACCTGGCACTACCAGATGATTTACAATCTTCGATTGAAGGAATGAGTTTTACGGAGACAGCAACTTATTTTAAAGAACGTTTTCAAATACCAGATGATATTGACCAGATTAAAGCAACATGGAATGAGATGACTTATCATAAATATGCCAATGAAGTTCCTTTAAAAGAGGGGGTACTGGCATTTTTAGAACTATTAAAGTCACGGGATATAAAAATGGGAATTGCAACTAGTAATTCAAGGGAATTGGTAGAAGTTGTTATTAAAAATTTAAAAATAGATTCTTACTTTGATGCAATACATACATCATGTGAAGTGTTAAAAGGAAAACCATCCCCAGATATTTATTTATTAGTAAGTGAAAAGCTTGGCGTTTCACCTGATAGATGTTTAGTTTTTGAAGATGTCCCACAAGGAATATTAGCTGGTAAAAATGCAGGGATGAAAGTATGTGCTGTGCAAGATAATTATTCGAAATCTTATGAAGATGAAAAACGTCAATTAGCAGACTATTTCATTGATTCTTTTGAAGAATTGTTAGAACAATAG
- a CDS encoding pseudouridine synthase, with protein MAEAKNIRLDKFLTELSVGTRSEVKAIIKKGKVTVNGSICKVPETKINTTLDIVALDEKVLQYQEFEYYMLNKPAGVISATTDNHCETVIDLITDSNRKDLFPVGRLDKDTEGLLLITNDGELAHNLLSPKKHVDKVYYAKVKGLVTKEDCVKFMEGLQVDEEFKAMPAKLDILVAGEVSEILLTIKEGKFHQVKRMFEAVQKEVIYLKRMSMGSLTLDEALKPGDYRALTNEELCALKEG; from the coding sequence GTGGCAGAAGCAAAAAATATACGTCTTGATAAATTTCTTACAGAACTTTCGGTTGGTACAAGAAGTGAAGTAAAGGCAATCATTAAAAAAGGAAAAGTAACTGTAAATGGTAGCATATGCAAAGTTCCAGAAACGAAAATAAACACAACTCTTGATATTGTCGCACTTGATGAAAAGGTGCTACAATATCAAGAATTTGAATACTATATGCTTAATAAGCCAGCAGGAGTTATATCAGCGACAACTGATAATCATTGTGAAACAGTAATTGATCTAATTACAGATAGCAATCGAAAAGATTTATTTCCAGTTGGACGTTTGGATAAAGATACAGAAGGATTATTGCTTATAACAAATGACGGGGAGCTTGCACATAATTTACTTTCACCCAAAAAACATGTTGATAAGGTGTATTATGCAAAAGTAAAGGGTCTTGTAACGAAGGAAGATTGTGTGAAGTTTATGGAAGGTCTTCAAGTGGATGAAGAATTTAAGGCAATGCCAGCAAAGCTTGATATATTAGTAGCTGGAGAAGTTTCGGAAATTCTCTTAACGATCAAAGAGGGTAAGTTCCACCAAGTAAAACGTATGTTTGAAGCGGTTCAAAAGGAAGTTATCTATTTAAAACGTATGTCCATGGGAAGCTTAACCCTTGATGAAGCATTAAAGCCAGGTGATTATAGAGCACTAACAAATGAAGAATTATGTGCATTAAAAGAAGGATAA